In Symmachiella dynata, the following are encoded in one genomic region:
- a CDS encoding formate/nitrite transporter family protein, producing MSEIFGAEAYTPKEVAARIETVGVTKANLPLIPLAALGVLAGGFIGLGALFYTLVVSDSSLSFAVQRVLGGTVFSLGLILVVVAGAELFTGNNLMVMAWVDRQISTKLIVRNLGLVYITNFFGAAGLALLVALSGQATMNGGAVGATAIAIATGKCSLGFGEAFFRGVLCNVLVCLAVWLAMAGKSVTDRIVAVIFPITAFVAAGFEHCVANMYFVPLGLILAEGNGPAELSWSAFAIHNLLPVTLGNLVGGAGMVGMVYWVIYCRGKSG from the coding sequence ATGTCCGAAATATTTGGTGCGGAAGCCTACACCCCCAAGGAAGTCGCCGCTCGCATTGAGACGGTCGGTGTCACGAAAGCCAATCTGCCGTTGATTCCTCTGGCGGCATTGGGAGTGCTTGCGGGCGGTTTCATCGGACTGGGCGCACTGTTCTACACGCTCGTGGTCAGCGACAGTTCTCTGAGCTTCGCCGTTCAACGCGTGTTGGGCGGCACGGTATTTTCGCTCGGTTTGATTCTCGTCGTTGTGGCCGGTGCTGAGTTATTCACGGGCAATAACCTGATGGTCATGGCCTGGGTCGATCGGCAAATTTCCACCAAACTGATCGTGCGAAACCTGGGGCTGGTGTACATCACCAATTTCTTCGGCGCAGCCGGCCTCGCCCTCTTGGTGGCTTTGTCGGGTCAAGCTACGATGAATGGCGGCGCGGTCGGGGCGACAGCCATTGCCATTGCAACCGGTAAGTGCTCATTGGGATTCGGCGAAGCTTTCTTCAGAGGCGTCTTATGCAACGTGCTGGTCTGCTTGGCAGTGTGGTTGGCGATGGCCGGCAAGAGTGTCACTGATCGAATTGTAGCGGTGATCTTCCCCATCACCGCATTTGTCGCCGCCGGATTTGAGCACTGCGTCGCCAACATGTACTTCGTCCCACTCGGCTTGATCCTGGCCGAAGGAAATGGACCTGCGGAGCTAAGCTGGAGCGCCTTTGCCATCCACAACCTACTGCCCGTCACCTTGGGGAATCTCGTGGGCGGCGCCGGAATGGTGGGGATGGTGTATTGGGTGATTTACTGCCGCGGAAAATCAGGTTGA
- a CDS encoding heavy metal translocating P-type ATPase translates to MAIDPICHMQVDESTDLKTTRDGETFYFCSEHCRQKFLKPDAESPPDMVQLGGCCHQEQPTDTTPRKTTKNYFCPMCEGVESDQPGDCPKCGMALESAQVTSSKKTIYTCPMHPEIEQDHPGSCPKCGMDLEPKYVEADAPEDDTELRSMLLRFWVALSLSIPVFLLAMLPMVGVPVDQWLGHTLHTWLQVVLSTPVVLWAGWPFFVRGWRSILTWNLNMFTLIAIGTGTAYLFSLLVVLFPGLVPDDLKTDGHVEVYFEAAAVIITLVLLGQVLELRARRRTGHAIRELMSLAPPTARIVRDGQEQEVPLDDVQQGDVLRVRPGEKIPVDGKLTEGKSSVDESMITGEPAAVQKQTGDEVIGGTVNQTGAFLMEAEKVGGDTVLAQIVNMVSDAQRSRAPIQKVADVVAGYFVPAVVLCAVLTFIAWAVLQPKQPALAWALVNAVAVLIIACPCALGLATPMSIMVGVGRGAKAGVLIKDAEVLETLEKIDTLVVDKTGTLTEGRPKLTECIAAQDYPEEDLLRLAASVEQNSEHPLAHAIVQGAKDRELSLSSTADFDSVTGGGVHGTVDGKAVLIGKRSLLEERQVQEFAVLDEKVDELQRQGRTVMYVAVDQRFAGIIAVSDPIKASTAEAVTALHQLGLRIIMLTGDNEKTAQTVAEQLGIDEFEAGVRPEDKQARIQALKSEGRKVAMAGDGINDAPALALADVGIAMGTGTDVAIESAGVTLVKGDLRGIIKAVNLSRHTMRNIRQNLFFAFIYNALGVPIAAGVLYPVMGLLLNPMIAAAAMSFSSVSVIANALRLRTTNLD, encoded by the coding sequence ATGGCCATCGACCCGATCTGTCACATGCAAGTGGATGAATCTACGGATCTCAAGACGACCCGCGATGGCGAGACGTTTTACTTTTGCAGCGAACATTGCCGGCAAAAGTTCTTAAAGCCAGACGCAGAATCGCCGCCGGACATGGTGCAATTAGGCGGGTGTTGTCATCAAGAACAACCGACCGACACAACTCCGCGCAAGACAACCAAGAACTATTTCTGCCCGATGTGCGAGGGTGTCGAATCGGATCAACCGGGGGACTGTCCGAAATGTGGAATGGCGCTGGAGTCAGCACAGGTCACCTCAAGCAAAAAAACGATCTACACCTGCCCCATGCATCCGGAGATCGAACAGGACCATCCGGGGAGCTGTCCCAAGTGCGGAATGGATTTGGAGCCGAAATACGTCGAGGCGGACGCACCGGAAGATGATACGGAACTGCGGAGTATGCTGCTGCGATTTTGGGTGGCTTTGTCGCTGAGCATTCCTGTGTTCCTCTTAGCCATGCTGCCGATGGTGGGGGTGCCGGTCGACCAGTGGTTGGGGCATACGCTGCATACGTGGTTGCAAGTCGTGTTGAGCACGCCGGTCGTGTTGTGGGCGGGCTGGCCCTTTTTTGTGCGGGGGTGGCGGTCGATTCTGACTTGGAACCTCAACATGTTCACCCTGATCGCCATCGGCACCGGGACGGCGTATTTGTTCAGTCTGTTGGTCGTGCTGTTTCCGGGACTGGTTCCCGACGACCTGAAAACCGACGGGCATGTGGAGGTCTATTTCGAAGCAGCGGCGGTGATCATTACGTTGGTGCTGCTTGGACAGGTGCTGGAACTTCGTGCGCGACGGCGGACCGGGCATGCGATTCGGGAATTGATGTCGTTGGCGCCCCCGACCGCTCGTATCGTTCGTGACGGCCAAGAGCAAGAGGTGCCGTTGGATGACGTCCAGCAAGGGGATGTGCTGCGTGTTCGTCCGGGTGAGAAAATCCCTGTCGACGGCAAATTGACGGAGGGGAAAAGTTCCGTCGACGAGTCGATGATCACCGGCGAACCGGCGGCGGTGCAAAAACAAACCGGCGACGAAGTGATCGGTGGAACGGTCAACCAGACCGGTGCGTTTTTGATGGAAGCAGAAAAAGTGGGCGGAGACACGGTGTTGGCGCAGATTGTCAATATGGTCTCGGACGCCCAGCGGAGTCGCGCGCCGATTCAAAAAGTTGCCGACGTCGTCGCCGGTTATTTCGTGCCAGCGGTGGTGCTGTGCGCGGTGCTGACGTTTATTGCTTGGGCAGTCCTCCAGCCAAAGCAACCCGCCTTGGCTTGGGCGCTCGTCAATGCGGTCGCCGTCTTGATCATCGCCTGCCCCTGTGCATTGGGACTGGCCACGCCGATGTCAATCATGGTGGGGGTTGGGCGCGGAGCGAAGGCTGGCGTGCTGATTAAGGATGCCGAAGTTTTGGAGACCTTGGAAAAAATTGACACACTCGTCGTCGACAAAACCGGCACGTTGACCGAAGGCCGCCCCAAACTGACGGAGTGCATTGCGGCTCAGGACTATCCCGAAGAGGACCTGTTACGCTTGGCGGCGAGCGTCGAACAAAACAGCGAGCATCCGTTGGCGCATGCCATCGTTCAAGGAGCCAAAGATCGGGAGCTTAGTTTATCGAGCACCGCTGATTTCGACTCGGTCACAGGCGGAGGGGTGCATGGAACCGTTGACGGCAAGGCTGTGCTGATTGGCAAACGGTCGTTGTTGGAAGAACGGCAGGTGCAGGAGTTCGCGGTCTTGGACGAGAAGGTCGATGAACTGCAACGGCAGGGACGGACGGTGATGTATGTTGCTGTGGACCAACGTTTCGCCGGAATCATCGCTGTCTCCGATCCGATCAAAGCCTCCACCGCCGAAGCCGTTACTGCACTGCACCAATTGGGGCTGCGGATCATTATGTTAACCGGCGACAACGAGAAAACAGCGCAGACGGTCGCCGAGCAATTGGGAATCGATGAGTTCGAAGCGGGCGTGCGGCCTGAGGATAAACAGGCGCGGATCCAAGCACTCAAAAGCGAAGGCCGCAAGGTGGCGATGGCGGGCGACGGCATCAATGATGCACCGGCGCTGGCGCTGGCCGATGTCGGCATCGCTATGGGAACGGGAACCGATGTGGCGATCGAATCGGCGGGGGTTACTCTCGTCAAAGGAGATCTGCGAGGAATCATCAAAGCGGTTAATCTCAGTCGCCACACGATGCGCAACATTCGGCAGAACCTGTTTTTCGCATTCATCTACAACGCGCTCGGCGTGCCGATTGCCGCCGGTGTCCTCTATCCGGTCATGGGGCTGTTACTCAATCCGATGATCGCCGCCGCTGCCATGAGTTTCAGTTCCGTGTCGGTGATCGCCAACGCATTGCGACTGCGAACGACCAATTTGGATTGA
- a CDS encoding DUF1501 domain-containing protein has product MHAPMIDVGMSRDGVVSRRGFMKQLAVGAGAAGALTLGWRDLVSLQADELRKRGKSMILLWMDGGPSQFESFNPKVGSKFQGPATAISTTLPGIEFAEFWPRTAQSLDKIALIRSMHSNIAVHDRAIALVRTGYPPSVSVRYPTFGSVVARDRFDPDLDLPSFVRIGKPRIATRDVDAGVLGAKYASFNVPSPGALPANVEPVVDEATLRRRLSLAAQFDTEYHSSATDMLIQEKRDIYARTEKFVLSPRLGVFDLENEPTKIRDEYGHTEFGQGCLLARRLVEQGVSFIEVISTGGRNDAGWDTHNNGFRDNPLLCRETDQAYPALLHDLERRGMLDNTLVVWMGEFGRTPKIKPDGGRDHYSKGWLTAFSGGGVQGGQVIGATDKDGKDVTERPVAVQDLFVTFCHILGLDPHDEYMATNERPIKLVEGGELIGELFA; this is encoded by the coding sequence ATGCACGCACCAATGATCGACGTCGGGATGTCGCGGGACGGTGTGGTGAGTCGCCGTGGGTTTATGAAGCAGCTTGCCGTTGGCGCCGGGGCGGCGGGGGCTTTAACGCTGGGTTGGCGGGATCTTGTTTCGCTCCAGGCTGACGAACTGCGTAAACGCGGCAAGTCGATGATTCTGTTGTGGATGGATGGCGGGCCGAGCCAATTTGAATCATTCAATCCCAAAGTCGGCTCAAAGTTCCAAGGACCGGCAACGGCGATCTCGACCACCCTGCCCGGCATCGAATTCGCCGAATTCTGGCCTCGCACAGCTCAGTCATTAGATAAAATCGCACTGATTCGCTCGATGCACAGCAACATCGCCGTGCATGACCGCGCAATTGCACTGGTCCGGACCGGCTATCCCCCGTCGGTATCGGTCCGCTATCCGACATTCGGTTCGGTGGTGGCGCGGGATCGTTTCGATCCGGATTTGGATTTGCCCAGTTTTGTGCGGATCGGCAAACCACGGATCGCCACGCGTGACGTTGACGCCGGCGTACTGGGCGCGAAATATGCCTCGTTCAATGTCCCCTCGCCCGGCGCATTGCCGGCCAATGTCGAACCGGTGGTCGATGAAGCGACGCTCAGGCGGCGACTGAGTTTGGCAGCGCAATTCGATACCGAGTACCATTCCTCGGCAACCGACATGCTGATCCAGGAAAAACGCGACATCTATGCCCGCACCGAAAAATTCGTGCTCAGCCCGCGACTCGGCGTGTTCGATTTAGAAAACGAGCCGACGAAAATCCGCGACGAATATGGGCATACCGAATTCGGTCAAGGCTGCCTGCTCGCTCGTCGGTTGGTGGAACAGGGGGTTAGCTTTATCGAAGTCATCAGCACCGGCGGCCGCAACGATGCCGGCTGGGACACGCACAACAACGGCTTCCGCGACAACCCACTGTTGTGCCGCGAAACCGACCAAGCCTACCCCGCCCTGCTCCACGACCTGGAACGCCGAGGTATGTTGGATAATACGCTCGTGGTCTGGATGGGAGAGTTCGGACGGACACCCAAGATCAAACCTGACGGCGGTCGTGACCATTACTCCAAAGGCTGGTTGACGGCCTTCTCGGGCGGCGGAGTGCAAGGCGGCCAGGTCATCGGCGCCACCGACAAAGACGGCAAGGATGTCACCGAGCGTCCCGTGGCAGTGCAAGATTTGTTCGTCACCTTCTGCCACATCCTGGGCCTCGATCCGCACGACGAATACATGGCGACCAACGAACGGCCGATTAAGTTGGTCGAAGGCGGGGAATTGATTGGCGAGTTGTTTGCGTAA
- a CDS encoding cation-translocating P-type ATPase, which translates to MQKQIQADTAPKTPWHALPSAEVISQLGSDLKSGLSAAESQARLKSYGPNELLSTEETRWYTVLLRQFWDVIIGILMIAALMSAVTGELIDAAAILIIVVLNGVLGFIQEWKAEQALKALQQMLAPQCTVVRDGRELQIEAAQIVPGDLVHLRVGNRVPADLRLTAAVNLKVDESALTGESDSVSKGMEPVDESTPLAEKSSMVWMGTAVTNGHASGIVVGTGEATEFGRVAQLTQAIGPETTPLQRRTAVLGKQLGLIAIVVSALIAVGGWFAGKPTLDMFLTGVSLAVAVVPEGLPAVITITLALGVRAMAKKQALLRRLTAAEALGAASVVCTDKTGTLTKNEMTVQQIWLPAGHIDVTGTGYDPAGHFEVDGERLDYQSRPDLLAFLETGLRCNHSTLQQTDEGWQQSGEPTEAALVVAAYKAWMPSVETGEDSTEFSFNSTRKRMTVVERKSEGSLAHVKGAPEVILGRCQRILKDNDEQPLTEEDRQRIQQAYAEMANQGLRVLAIARRKLPLDFKLDEDAVEQDLTLLGLAGIIDPPRPEVSAAIQTAALAGIHVIMITGDAAPTALAIAKRIGLSAEQALTGNELEQLDDAALLERLMQKIVIARATPEQKLRIVTLLQGDGHVVAMTGDGVNDAPALKKAEIGIAMGLRGTDVAKGAADMVLTDDNFSSIINAVEEGRRQYDNIQKFVLYLLSSNTGEVLAIFCNILLGGPLILLPVQILWMNLVTDGVTAVALGLEPIEAGNMHRPPRDSNQPLLDRRGMVMIGLLGSYLAAVALWLMYDSWGSDDPHDKAIAQTMAFCGLIIAEKINVFNFRTLRTSLFRLNFFSNPWILIACLGMIGLQVAAVYVPFLQTALHTVPLGLQDWGLIVALTLPVLVLGEAYKWFLRRGDSEVAHD; encoded by the coding sequence ATGCAAAAACAAATTCAAGCCGACACAGCTCCGAAGACCCCCTGGCACGCCCTGCCAAGTGCGGAGGTGATTTCGCAGCTTGGCAGCGATTTGAAATCCGGTCTGTCGGCAGCCGAATCGCAAGCACGTTTGAAATCCTACGGCCCGAATGAGCTGCTCTCCACGGAAGAAACGCGTTGGTATACGGTCTTGCTACGTCAGTTTTGGGACGTCATCATCGGCATTTTGATGATCGCGGCTTTGATGTCGGCGGTGACCGGTGAATTGATCGACGCGGCTGCGATTTTAATTATCGTCGTGCTCAATGGAGTGTTAGGATTCATCCAGGAGTGGAAGGCGGAACAAGCGCTGAAAGCTTTGCAGCAAATGCTTGCGCCGCAGTGTACCGTCGTTCGGGATGGACGCGAACTTCAAATCGAGGCCGCACAGATCGTGCCGGGCGATTTGGTACATCTGCGCGTCGGAAATCGCGTACCTGCCGATTTGCGGCTGACAGCGGCCGTTAACTTGAAGGTCGATGAATCGGCACTCACCGGTGAATCCGACTCGGTCTCTAAAGGGATGGAACCGGTTGACGAATCGACACCCTTGGCCGAGAAATCCTCAATGGTCTGGATGGGGACGGCGGTCACCAACGGCCATGCGTCCGGCATCGTCGTAGGGACTGGAGAAGCGACCGAGTTCGGACGCGTCGCTCAACTGACACAAGCCATCGGACCGGAAACGACGCCCCTGCAACGCCGCACAGCTGTTTTGGGTAAGCAGTTGGGACTGATTGCGATTGTGGTTTCGGCACTGATCGCCGTTGGTGGTTGGTTCGCCGGCAAACCGACGCTGGATATGTTTCTGACCGGCGTCTCGTTGGCCGTTGCAGTCGTTCCCGAAGGACTCCCAGCGGTCATCACCATTACATTAGCGCTCGGCGTGCGGGCGATGGCAAAGAAACAGGCGCTGCTGCGTCGATTGACCGCCGCCGAGGCCTTGGGAGCGGCATCGGTCGTCTGCACGGACAAAACCGGCACCTTGACTAAAAACGAAATGACCGTTCAGCAAATCTGGTTGCCGGCCGGCCATATCGATGTGACCGGCACCGGCTACGATCCCGCTGGTCATTTTGAAGTGGATGGGGAACGGCTCGATTATCAATCGCGGCCCGATTTGTTGGCATTTTTAGAAACTGGTTTGCGGTGTAATCACTCCACGCTGCAACAGACCGACGAGGGTTGGCAGCAGTCGGGCGAACCCACCGAAGCCGCACTGGTTGTGGCTGCCTATAAAGCCTGGATGCCGTCGGTCGAAACCGGCGAAGACTCCACGGAATTCTCGTTCAATTCGACGCGCAAACGGATGACCGTCGTTGAGCGGAAATCCGAAGGTTCGCTGGCGCATGTCAAAGGCGCCCCGGAGGTGATTCTCGGCCGCTGTCAACGCATCTTAAAGGACAACGACGAACAACCACTGACTGAGGAGGACCGTCAGCGCATCCAGCAGGCCTATGCAGAAATGGCCAATCAAGGCTTGCGCGTCTTGGCAATCGCTCGCCGCAAACTGCCGCTCGATTTTAAGTTGGATGAGGACGCCGTCGAACAGGACCTGACATTGTTGGGATTGGCCGGCATCATCGATCCACCCCGTCCGGAAGTTTCAGCGGCCATTCAGACCGCCGCTCTGGCGGGTATCCATGTCATCATGATTACCGGCGACGCTGCGCCCACGGCATTGGCCATCGCCAAGCGAATAGGTCTGAGCGCCGAACAGGCACTCACCGGTAACGAGCTAGAGCAGCTGGATGATGCGGCATTGCTTGAACGCTTAATGCAAAAAATCGTAATCGCTCGTGCGACCCCCGAACAGAAACTGCGGATCGTGACCTTGCTGCAAGGCGACGGGCATGTCGTGGCCATGACGGGCGATGGCGTGAACGATGCGCCTGCGTTGAAGAAAGCCGAGATCGGCATCGCCATGGGGTTGCGGGGCACGGATGTCGCCAAGGGGGCCGCCGACATGGTGCTGACGGACGACAACTTCAGTTCCATCATCAATGCCGTCGAAGAGGGTCGCCGCCAATATGACAACATCCAGAAATTCGTCCTGTATTTGCTCTCCTCGAATACGGGCGAAGTCTTAGCGATCTTTTGTAATATCCTATTGGGCGGACCGTTGATTCTGTTACCCGTGCAGATTTTGTGGATGAATCTAGTCACCGATGGCGTGACCGCTGTCGCGCTGGGGTTAGAACCGATCGAAGCTGGAAACATGCACCGCCCTCCGCGCGATTCCAACCAGCCGCTGCTTGACCGTCGTGGGATGGTCATGATCGGCCTGCTTGGTTCCTACCTGGCGGCTGTGGCGCTGTGGTTAATGTACGACTCTTGGGGCAGCGATGATCCGCATGATAAGGCGATTGCGCAGACGATGGCCTTTTGTGGACTCATCATTGCGGAGAAAATCAACGTCTTCAATTTCCGTACACTGCGGACGTCGCTGTTTCGGCTCAATTTCTTTTCCAATCCTTGGATCCTAATCGCCTGTCTCGGCATGATCGGGCTGCAAGTCGCCGCGGTTTACGTCCCGTTTTTACAAACGGCGCTGCATACTGTTCCGCTGGGCCTACAGGATTGGGGCCTGATCGTCGCCTTGACGCTGCCGGTGCTGGTCTTAGGCGAGGCGTATAAGTGGTTCTTGCGGCGCGGTGACTCTGAGGTTGCCCACGATTGA
- a CDS encoding prolyl oligopeptidase family serine peptidase has product MTPRGTFFLTWIVLCSMGNFGFCDEPVAGQRAGRLDMQVQVQMNYLLYLPQDYDSQPSWPLMLFLHGAGERGEDLELVKMHGPPKLIAAGQQFPFIVVSPQCPKDKEWEPIELLALLDDVSRQYNVDPDRIYVTGLSMGGFGSWRLAAYAPDRLAAIAPICGGGEKHWAKRYPHLPVWAFHGGKDPGVPVERTQTMVDALIEKGGNPQLTIYPEAGHNSWTATYANPEFYKWLLRQKRTDKE; this is encoded by the coding sequence ATGACACCGCGCGGGACGTTTTTTTTGACTTGGATTGTATTGTGCTCAATGGGCAACTTCGGATTCTGTGACGAACCTGTCGCCGGCCAACGCGCGGGCCGGTTGGATATGCAAGTCCAGGTGCAAATGAACTACCTGTTGTATTTGCCGCAGGATTACGATTCGCAACCCAGTTGGCCGCTGATGCTGTTCCTGCATGGTGCTGGGGAGCGTGGAGAGGATCTGGAACTGGTGAAGATGCACGGTCCCCCCAAGCTGATCGCCGCCGGCCAGCAGTTTCCTTTCATCGTGGTTTCGCCGCAATGCCCCAAAGACAAGGAATGGGAACCGATTGAACTGCTGGCGCTGCTCGACGATGTGAGTCGTCAATACAACGTGGATCCCGATCGCATTTATGTGACCGGACTGAGCATGGGAGGCTTTGGAAGTTGGCGATTGGCCGCTTATGCGCCGGATCGATTAGCGGCCATTGCCCCGATTTGCGGCGGCGGGGAAAAACATTGGGCCAAGCGATATCCGCATCTGCCTGTTTGGGCCTTCCATGGCGGAAAAGATCCCGGCGTGCCGGTGGAACGTACGCAGACGATGGTCGATGCTCTGATCGAGAAGGGCGGCAATCCGCAGCTGACGATTTACCCCGAAGCAGGACACAATTCGTGGACCGCTACGTACGCCAACCCCGAGTTTTACAAATGGTTGTTGCGGCAAAAAAGAACTGACAAGGAATAA
- a CDS encoding DUF1499 domain-containing protein, with product MKRKFLRGVLYFVLAIVVLGIGLLMTLSFFGKRPHDLGVTDGQLKPCPDTPNCVNSQSTDSEHAIPPIPFQGRAAEAGEKIRSALLQQPRTQIVSDDGDYIHAESRSALFRFVDDVEIYIDAEQHLIHIRSASRVGRSDLGVNRQRVESIRQAFTNAPPEP from the coding sequence TTGAAACGCAAATTCTTGCGCGGCGTACTCTACTTCGTGCTTGCCATCGTGGTTTTAGGGATCGGATTGCTCATGACGCTCAGTTTCTTCGGCAAGCGACCCCATGACTTGGGGGTCACCGACGGGCAGCTTAAACCTTGTCCGGACACGCCGAATTGTGTGAATTCCCAATCCACTGATTCAGAACATGCAATCCCGCCGATTCCCTTCCAGGGACGGGCGGCTGAAGCAGGTGAGAAAATTCGCAGCGCACTGTTGCAGCAACCCCGGACACAGATCGTGAGTGATGACGGCGATTACATTCACGCGGAATCACGATCCGCACTGTTTCGCTTTGTGGATGACGTCGAAATCTACATCGATGCCGAGCAGCACCTCATCCACATCCGTTCCGCCTCACGCGTGGGCCGCTCGGACTTGGGCGTGAATCGCCAACGCGTAGAGTCAATCCGCCAAGCCTTCACCAACGCGCCGCCTGAACCGTAG